A genomic region of Populus nigra chromosome 11, ddPopNigr1.1, whole genome shotgun sequence contains the following coding sequences:
- the LOC133706274 gene encoding probable arabinosyltransferase ARAD1, translating to MPPPKTTTTTLPCSIPTLFLAFTTLSFLCFSLFFLYNKNPSFPNPQATLQTSQNSIKVYVADLPRSLNYGLLDQYWSSSIPDTRISSDPDHQIRPKPTKNQKFLDYPENPLIKQYSAEYWITGDLMTPQKLKIRSFAKRVFDCNEADVVFVPFFATLSAEMELAKGKGSFRRKEGNEDYRRQKQVVDIVRNSDAWKRSGGKDHVFVLTDPVAMWHLRAEIAPAILLVVDFGGWYRLDSKSSNGSSSDMIQHTQVSLLKDVIVPYTHLLPRLQLSENKKRSTLLYFKGAKHRHRGGIVREKLWDLLVNEPGVIIEEGFPNATGREQSIRGMRSSEFCLHPAGDTPSSCRLFDAIQSLCIPVVVSDNIELPFEGMVDYTEFAVFVAVDDALKPRWLVDRLRSISVKQRNEFRRNMAKVQPIFQYDNGHPGGIGPISPDGAVNHIWKKVLQKLPAIKEAVVRERRKPPGVSVPKRCHCT from the exons ATGCCGCCACCAaagaccaccaccaccacactTCCATGCTCAATCCCAACTCTCTTCCTCGCTTTCACTACCCTCTCTTTCCTCTGCTTCTCCCTCTTCTTCCTCTACAACAAAAACCCATCTTTCCCTAATCCCCAAGCCACCCTCCAAACCTCTCAAAATTCCATCAAAGTCTATGTAGCTGACCTCCCTAGATCTCTCAACTACGGCCTCCTTGACCAATACTGGTCCTCCTCTATACCTGATACCCGTATTAGCTCCGACCCAGATCATCAGATCCGACCCAAACCCACCAAGAACCAAAAATTTCTTGATTACCCTGAGAATCCTTTGATTAAGCAGTACAGTGCTGAGTACTGGATCACTGGTGACTTAATGACACCACAGAAGTTAAAGATTCGATCTTTTGCTAAAAGGGTGTTTGATTGTAATGAAGCCGATGTTGTTTTCGTGCCCTTTTTTGCTACGCTGAGTGCTGAAATGGAGCTTGCAAAAGGAAAGGGAAGTTTTAGGAGAAAAGAAGGGAATGAGGATTATAGAAGGCAGAAGCAAGTGGTGGATATTGTAAGAAATTCGGATGCGTGGAAGCGATCTGGCGGGAAAGATCATGTCTTTGTTCTTACAG ACCCAGTTGCGATGTGGCATTTAAGAGCTGAGATAGCCCCAGCTATTCTACTGGTGGTGGACTTTGGTGGGTGGTATAGGCTTGACTCGAAGTCATCGAATGGTAGTTCGTCAGATATGATACAGCATACCCAAGTCTCACTGCTGAAAGATGTGATTGTTCCATACACACATCTGCTTCCTAGATTGCAGTTATCAGAGAACAAGAAACGCAGCACCCTTCTTTATTTTAAAGGAGCCAAACATAGGCACCGG GGAGGCATAGTACGAGAAAAATTGTGGGACTTGCTGGTTAATGAGCCAGGAGTTATCATTGAAGAAGGATTCCCTAATGCTACTGGGAGGGAGCAGTCCATTAGAGGGATGAGATCATCAGAATTCTGTTTGCACCCAGCTGGGGACACCCCCTCTTCTTGCCGGCTATTCGATGCCATCCAAAGCCTGTGTATACCTGTTGTTGTAAGTGACAACATTGAGCTGCCATTTGAAGGCATGGTAGATTATACAGAATTCGCAGTTTTTGTTGCAGTTGATGATGCCTTGAAGCCCAGATGGCTGGTGGATCGTCTCAGAAGCATTTCTGTGAAGCAGAGGAATGAATTCCGTAGAAATATGGCTAAGGTTCAACCGATATTTCAGTATGATAATGGTCATCCAGGTGGTATTGGTCCTATTTCTCCAGATGGTGCAGTGAATCACATATGGAAAAAGGTACTTCAAAAATTGCCTGCCATTAAAGAAGCAGTTGTTCGAGAGAGAAGAAAACCACCTGGTGTATCAGTTCCTAAGCGTTGTCATTGTACCTGA